The following proteins are co-located in the Candidatus Eisenbacteria bacterium genome:
- a CDS encoding alpha/beta fold hydrolase — protein sequence HGVAALIFDKRGVGKSTGDWRQATLEDLASDGAAAVARLQSEPRIDKRRIGIHGHSQGGTLAPLIVARSNQVAFVIGSAAAGVPPDSGEIFSVLNSVYPKAKTAADSANARAYVSELVEFAYWGGGSRAKLDSLVAVSKDQPWFFAPPAPDNSYWTFSKVFARYRPLESWARVRVPVLLVYGADDQRVPAAESASRIAAKLRHTGNRDVTVRIFPGADHTFRLKPGPSGWPDTAPGYVSSLLDWVAIQRGRR from the coding sequence CCATGGCGTCGCCGCTCTCATCTTCGACAAGCGCGGTGTCGGGAAATCAACGGGCGACTGGCGCCAGGCGACGCTCGAGGATCTCGCCTCGGACGGCGCGGCTGCGGTCGCGCGGCTCCAGAGCGAGCCCAGGATCGACAAGCGTCGCATCGGAATTCACGGCCACAGCCAGGGCGGAACGCTGGCGCCTCTCATCGTGGCGCGCTCGAACCAGGTCGCGTTCGTGATCGGGTCCGCCGCGGCCGGAGTGCCGCCCGACTCCGGGGAGATCTTCAGCGTGCTGAACTCGGTCTATCCCAAGGCGAAGACCGCAGCGGACTCGGCGAACGCCCGCGCGTACGTTTCCGAGCTGGTCGAGTTCGCCTATTGGGGTGGTGGCTCGCGTGCGAAACTCGACTCACTCGTCGCGGTGTCGAAAGACCAGCCCTGGTTCTTCGCTCCTCCCGCTCCCGACAATTCCTACTGGACGTTCTCGAAGGTGTTCGCCCGGTACCGGCCGCTCGAGTCGTGGGCGCGCGTCCGCGTGCCCGTGCTGCTCGTGTACGGAGCGGACGACCAGCGCGTGCCGGCGGCGGAGAGCGCGTCCCGGATCGCCGCCAAGCTGCGGCACACGGGAAACCGAGACGTCACGGTCCGGATCTTCCCTGGCGCGGATCACACCTTCCGGCTGAAACCGGGCCCAAGCGGCTGGCCGGACACGGCGCCGGGCTACGTGTCGAGCCTCCTCGACTGGGTGGCGATACAAAGGGGACGGAGGTGA